In Desulfovibrio inopinatus DSM 10711, the following are encoded in one genomic region:
- a CDS encoding methyl-accepting chemotaxis protein yields MSNFRLRTKLIGGFLITAVITLSVGIVSLGGMSSLKEHILSLGKVSLPAVDNLQLMNFETQTSKSAIRTLLAPGMSIEMRQRQYEHISQSKEETALALQRFRNIGHFEAEQREIDQLQISWDAWQSEIVKAVNISKALDKTDILNPQQLRTELQTFRGDHYKVASQIAEMLLLDTPFDGGTDSTKCNFGKWMNSQRYDNPRIQETLVKLRPYHEAFHDNVKRIKELFETNQKEMARHIYIEKLLPAMNETFALFRVLRTEADMAESLYKDIAAIAMGSALEQERNTIEKIQGLISAARSESETAMSLAESEAQRAMSMTIGGMALGTIFAILLGVIISRVITRPILRGVEVSTALAKGDLNQTIKATSHDETGTLATSLQKMILKLRGVVGEVKAAGENVNSGSQELSAAAISLSQGASQQAASIEEISSSMEEMAANIEQNAENSKQTEKLAIKVADDATSSGEAVLRTVKAMKDIAEKTSIIEEIARQTNLLALNAAIEAARAGEHGKGFAVVAAEVRKLAERSGTAAAQINELSASSVIVAENAGTMLSQIVPDIKRTAELIQEISSASAEQNSGAAQVNKAIQLLDQIIQKNASAAEEMSSTAEELSSQAEQLQSTMAFFRLDTAPNMLSPKSLGTSIPQDDDGFQRY; encoded by the coding sequence GTGAGTAATTTTCGTCTTCGCACAAAACTCATTGGTGGATTTCTCATTACAGCCGTTATCACGCTCAGCGTTGGAATTGTCAGCCTCGGAGGGATGTCTTCTCTCAAAGAGCACATTCTTTCTCTTGGAAAGGTTTCACTTCCTGCAGTTGATAACCTTCAATTAATGAACTTCGAGACACAAACGAGTAAATCCGCGATACGAACATTACTCGCCCCAGGTATGTCGATTGAAATGCGTCAAAGGCAATATGAACACATTTCTCAATCCAAAGAAGAAACAGCGCTGGCATTACAACGATTTCGTAATATTGGTCATTTCGAAGCTGAACAGCGCGAGATAGACCAACTTCAAATATCGTGGGATGCATGGCAGTCAGAGATAGTCAAGGCGGTGAATATCTCAAAAGCGCTCGACAAGACCGATATTCTCAACCCACAACAATTACGAACAGAACTACAGACTTTTCGTGGTGACCATTACAAAGTTGCGTCACAAATAGCCGAAATGCTTCTTCTTGATACACCATTCGACGGCGGTACCGATTCAACAAAGTGTAATTTTGGAAAGTGGATGAACAGTCAGCGCTACGACAATCCACGTATCCAGGAAACGCTCGTCAAACTCAGACCCTACCATGAGGCTTTCCACGACAACGTCAAGCGCATCAAAGAGTTGTTTGAGACCAACCAAAAAGAGATGGCCCGCCACATTTATATTGAAAAACTCCTCCCAGCGATGAATGAAACGTTTGCGCTGTTCCGCGTTTTGCGTACTGAAGCTGACATGGCCGAATCTTTGTATAAAGACATCGCGGCAATCGCCATGGGGTCAGCCTTGGAACAGGAACGCAACACGATTGAAAAAATCCAAGGACTCATTTCAGCAGCCCGCTCTGAGTCGGAAACAGCGATGTCTTTAGCTGAAAGCGAAGCACAGCGCGCCATGTCTATGACCATCGGAGGTATGGCCTTAGGAACCATCTTTGCCATTCTTTTGGGAGTTATTATCTCACGGGTTATTACCCGTCCCATATTACGGGGTGTCGAGGTTTCCACGGCGCTGGCCAAAGGCGATCTCAATCAGACGATTAAAGCGACATCGCACGATGAAACCGGTACACTGGCCACATCCTTGCAGAAAATGATCCTCAAACTCCGTGGTGTGGTCGGTGAAGTAAAAGCCGCAGGTGAGAACGTCAATTCGGGGAGCCAAGAGCTTTCGGCAGCCGCCATATCGCTTTCACAGGGAGCGAGCCAACAAGCAGCCAGTATTGAAGAAATCTCATCATCTATGGAAGAAATGGCGGCGAATATCGAACAGAATGCAGAGAACTCCAAACAAACCGAAAAGCTTGCCATAAAAGTTGCCGACGATGCGACATCAAGTGGTGAGGCCGTCCTCCGTACAGTCAAAGCTATGAAAGACATTGCGGAAAAAACGTCCATCATTGAGGAAATCGCCCGCCAGACTAACCTGTTGGCGCTCAACGCCGCCATTGAAGCCGCTCGTGCTGGCGAGCACGGCAAAGGCTTCGCCGTGGTGGCCGCAGAAGTGCGTAAGCTGGCTGAACGCAGTGGTACAGCAGCGGCTCAAATCAATGAATTGTCAGCATCAAGTGTGATTGTTGCAGAGAATGCCGGAACAATGCTGTCTCAAATCGTTCCAGATATCAAACGAACAGCCGAACTGATCCAGGAAATTTCTTCTGCAAGCGCGGAGCAGAATAGCGGAGCCGCCCAAGTCAACAAGGCGATACAACTTCTTGACCAAATTATTCAAAAGAACGCCTCCGCGGCAGAGGAAATGAGTTCCACGGCTGAAGAGTTATCCAGCCAGGCCGAACAACTTCAGTCGACGATGGCGTTTTTCCGTCTGGATACCGCCCCTAATATGCTCTCTCCAAAATCCCTTGGTACTTCGATCCCTCAAGACGATGACGGTTTTCAACGTTATTAG
- a CDS encoding chemotaxis protein CheW, producing MPMLTSNKEFLVFSLGNDAFSIRLPRVREIVAARHVTRVPETPPFLIGVLNLRGKIVPVVDLRRKFGFADVQVTRDTSIIIVEAEQEGESALFGLRVDAIHSVEKKQSFSMDETPKFGLGVEESYIDGGFDLNGRYVVLLNTGCLLALEEFDAFL from the coding sequence ATGCCAATGCTTACGTCGAATAAAGAATTTCTTGTCTTCTCTTTGGGGAACGATGCATTTTCCATACGCTTGCCGCGGGTTCGTGAAATTGTTGCAGCACGCCACGTGACACGCGTGCCGGAAACACCCCCTTTTCTTATTGGTGTGCTGAATTTGAGAGGGAAGATTGTTCCGGTTGTCGACTTGCGACGAAAGTTTGGCTTTGCTGATGTTCAAGTTACTCGGGATACAAGCATTATCATTGTTGAGGCAGAGCAAGAAGGAGAGAGTGCTCTTTTTGGCTTACGTGTCGACGCCATTCACTCTGTCGAGAAAAAACAATCTTTCAGCATGGATGAAACACCCAAGTTTGGACTCGGGGTTGAGGAGTCGTATATAGACGGCGGATTTGACCTCAATGGGCGATACGTTGTTTTACTCAATACGGGGTGCTTACTTGCTTTGGAAGAATTTGATGCTTTTCTTTGA
- a CDS encoding D-alanyl-D-alanine carboxypeptidase family protein, producing the protein MNDSRSWRLYFVDILNHLGKFFLIAFVLVHGVISGEIACSTQLPRYLDISKPPQEAVSAVHRKDVFPLHVKSAILYDMTNSVVLYEQEADKRIAPASLTKLLTLYLVYEAVKDGEVSPEEELRISAKADRTGGSSMDVRTGNTVSLLEVVKGIAIASANDGCVVVAENLGHGDTSEFVKLMNDKAQALGMTQSHFANPNGLPNKRQYTTARDMLVLASAYLSHFPRSLALHSQPVYMRDSVVKKNSNKLIGTCDGVDGLKTGFVASSGFNIVATAERHGRRLVAVVMGAHSAAIRARETRALLEAGFADNGKDSQ; encoded by the coding sequence ATGAATGATTCCAGGTCGTGGCGTTTGTATTTCGTCGATATTTTGAATCATCTTGGGAAATTCTTTCTCATCGCGTTTGTGCTGGTGCATGGGGTTATATCGGGTGAGATCGCCTGCTCGACGCAATTGCCGAGGTATCTGGATATTTCCAAGCCTCCGCAGGAGGCTGTGTCGGCAGTGCATCGCAAAGATGTATTTCCGTTACATGTGAAGTCTGCAATTTTATACGATATGACAAACAGCGTAGTGTTGTACGAACAGGAGGCTGATAAACGTATCGCACCAGCATCGCTCACCAAACTATTAACGTTGTATTTGGTGTATGAAGCGGTCAAAGACGGTGAAGTCTCTCCTGAAGAGGAATTGCGCATTAGTGCCAAGGCAGACAGAACTGGTGGATCAAGTATGGATGTACGAACCGGAAACACCGTGAGCTTATTGGAAGTTGTTAAAGGAATCGCCATTGCTTCAGCCAATGATGGGTGTGTGGTTGTGGCTGAAAACCTGGGACACGGAGATACATCCGAGTTTGTCAAATTGATGAATGACAAAGCACAGGCTTTGGGGATGACACAGAGTCATTTTGCCAACCCTAACGGGTTGCCCAATAAGCGACAGTACACGACAGCGCGGGACATGCTGGTTTTGGCCAGTGCTTACTTGAGCCATTTTCCGCGCTCACTCGCGTTGCATTCACAACCTGTGTATATGCGAGATTCTGTTGTAAAAAAGAATAGCAATAAACTTATTGGAACCTGCGACGGTGTGGACGGGCTTAAGACCGGATTTGTTGCATCTTCAGGATTTAATATTGTCGCTACGGCCGAGCGGCACGGCCGTCGGCTTGTTGCTGTGGTTATGGGAGCCCACTCAGCTGCCATTCGGGCACGTGAGACGCGGGCTTTGCTTGAAGCCGGTTTTGCAGATAATGGGAAGGACTCTCAATAA
- a CDS encoding protein-disulfide reductase DsbD family protein produces the protein MGTPRPRTVTSTVIRFIFFLSVVIFTLSPLRSDAQTSVSLSLGVFQQEDGAKNRDTPSMLVGILTLSPHTGWHAYGPGELPTGQPTTVTFTLEPEKTELVSLYPEPELEPDLFDKDTVVPVYNDTTPIFVKLPAGLVPPFTLTANASMLMCSSTSCWPVHKTLRFTATQDTVFPKLADTGFSTLLASLQNNPPSVAPTPTTPDNIKTPTTPKQTDSTLPTENQFEPRYATPDFEVSSLLKALPLAFLAGLILNLMPCVLPVMSLKLTGLLSACSRNSAMERARILRQHNTMFSLGIIVYFIILSVIFGALGLAWGGLFQNQTVIIAASAIIFLLALSLFDIYHLPILSLRMTKTNETSPHGAFFTGILATLLATPCSGPFLGGVLAWTLLQPTVVIMAVFFTIGIGMAFPYLLLALRPEAMRFFPNPGPWMIHLERLVGFVLVATSLYFLAMLETRLVFPTLILLWLVAAAAYIWGKLTSLSQPPSRRLALRLVAVFIVVFGAVLLFRGEDEPSRWVDYTPATFTDRLCKENIVLDFTAEWCPTCKLLEKTVFTPDNIDTWSDRFDATFIKVDLTRNDEHTMKLLNSLGSQSIPLVALFPRETNCQTPMVLRDMFTSGQITSLMETTFQQE, from the coding sequence ATGGGAACACCCCGCCCACGAACCGTCACCTCCACCGTCATTCGATTCATTTTTTTTCTGAGCGTTGTAATCTTTACTCTTAGCCCATTGCGAAGCGATGCACAAACTTCGGTCTCCCTGTCTCTCGGTGTCTTTCAGCAGGAGGATGGGGCGAAAAACCGTGACACTCCCAGCATGCTTGTCGGAATTTTGACACTTTCCCCTCATACGGGGTGGCATGCCTACGGTCCAGGGGAATTGCCCACAGGGCAACCCACCACGGTTACCTTTACACTTGAACCGGAAAAGACTGAACTTGTTTCACTCTACCCTGAACCAGAACTCGAACCGGATCTGTTTGATAAAGACACGGTTGTTCCCGTGTACAATGATACAACGCCAATCTTCGTCAAACTCCCTGCCGGTCTGGTTCCCCCTTTCACACTCACCGCAAACGCATCCATGCTCATGTGCTCCAGTACGAGTTGCTGGCCTGTTCACAAGACGCTGCGCTTCACCGCGACACAAGATACCGTCTTCCCGAAGTTAGCCGACACGGGATTCTCAACACTCCTCGCTTCTCTTCAGAACAATCCCCCCTCAGTGGCCCCAACACCAACAACGCCAGACAATATCAAGACGCCCACGACACCGAAGCAAACGGACAGTACGCTTCCAACGGAAAACCAATTTGAGCCACGCTACGCCACTCCCGACTTTGAAGTGTCCAGTTTGCTTAAAGCATTACCCCTGGCGTTTCTTGCCGGGCTCATTCTCAATCTTATGCCATGTGTCTTGCCGGTCATGAGTCTCAAATTGACCGGCCTCCTCTCGGCATGCTCTCGAAATAGTGCCATGGAACGTGCGAGAATTTTACGCCAACACAACACCATGTTTTCCCTTGGGATCATTGTCTATTTTATCATTCTCAGTGTTATTTTCGGCGCTCTCGGTCTGGCATGGGGAGGACTCTTTCAAAATCAAACCGTCATTATTGCGGCCTCCGCTATCATCTTTCTCCTCGCATTGAGCCTTTTCGATATCTACCATTTACCGATCTTATCGTTGAGGATGACGAAAACCAATGAGACGAGTCCTCACGGTGCTTTTTTTACAGGGATTCTTGCCACACTCTTAGCAACTCCATGCAGCGGACCTTTTTTAGGTGGCGTTCTTGCTTGGACTTTACTGCAACCCACCGTCGTTATCATGGCGGTATTTTTCACCATCGGCATCGGTATGGCATTTCCATATCTCTTGTTGGCGTTACGCCCTGAAGCGATGCGATTTTTTCCCAATCCCGGTCCCTGGATGATTCACCTCGAACGACTCGTCGGCTTTGTTCTTGTTGCCACGAGCCTCTATTTTTTGGCCATGCTTGAAACGCGATTGGTTTTCCCTACGTTGATCTTGCTTTGGCTTGTGGCTGCTGCGGCCTACATTTGGGGGAAATTAACATCACTCTCGCAACCTCCTTCCCGACGACTTGCTTTGCGTCTTGTGGCAGTATTTATTGTTGTATTCGGTGCTGTGCTGCTCTTTCGCGGCGAAGACGAGCCTTCCCGCTGGGTCGACTATACGCCAGCGACCTTCACAGACCGACTCTGTAAAGAAAATATTGTTCTCGATTTTACAGCCGAATGGTGCCCCACTTGCAAATTACTCGAAAAAACCGTGTTTACCCCGGACAACATTGATACGTGGAGCGATCGCTTCGACGCCACCTTCATCAAGGTCGATTTGACTCGCAATGACGAACATACCATGAAGCTCCTCAATTCACTCGGAAGTCAAAGTATTCCCTTGGTCGCCCTGTTTCCTCGGGAAACAAACTGCCAAACTCCAATGGTGTTGCGGGATATGTTTACATCCGGACAGATTACGTCACTGATGGAAACGACATTCCAGCAAGAATAG
- a CDS encoding J domain-containing protein gives MQGRHSTRRSSQSFEQFDWRGLEEQLVSTRERLRLILADLQTVLHNVKRTGQYAGAWNSEAGHASAGRSASSFRETRTRRQSSAEAGRTGCRFGDTQSSRRRTTCRPGENKTRAGFSSHSGKRETRTSSSFFYNDTTRQEKNNNTGKPRTETGARKRSTERDFQREQRESFSNTQASGKKSESTSESSKKNTKFQERSSAEATSGPNSRSSGRETTYRAETKSSRAETKSSRAETKSSRAESTWKDRTQHQAQSNAEQSQKTHSRAGASGSTNGARTSRSSAGASEHTQYKRRTMYTQSHETSDEKKRQTWRTNDDKKTQSRFYSKSKNEDTSRQERTRQQSGATSSGSQKASSFRFRSRADERARREKQESTSGFNRSKTHEKTSRSSSHNRQQTHSDQRRSQSYSHHAEAASGKMTLKSAYEVLCLACPSSPGEIKSAYRQQARRHHPDLGGDEEMMKTVNLAYEMLMRFCAGKNAAQAAWAA, from the coding sequence ATGCAGGGCCGACATTCCACACGCCGCTCCAGCCAATCGTTTGAACAGTTCGATTGGCGTGGATTGGAGGAGCAACTCGTTTCCACTCGGGAACGGTTGCGCCTTATTCTGGCGGATCTGCAAACCGTTCTTCATAATGTGAAGCGCACTGGACAATATGCCGGAGCATGGAATTCCGAAGCCGGCCATGCATCAGCCGGACGCTCAGCGTCCAGTTTTCGTGAGACGCGCACTCGTCGACAATCGAGTGCCGAAGCGGGACGAACTGGGTGTCGATTCGGAGACACCCAATCTTCCAGGCGTCGGACTACATGCAGACCGGGCGAGAATAAAACTCGAGCCGGGTTTTCATCACATTCCGGGAAACGTGAAACCCGCACCTCTTCATCGTTTTTTTACAACGATACCACCAGACAGGAAAAAAATAACAACACGGGAAAACCCCGCACCGAGACGGGAGCAAGGAAACGTTCCACGGAACGCGATTTTCAGAGAGAACAGCGCGAATCATTTTCAAATACGCAGGCGTCTGGGAAAAAATCCGAATCTACGTCGGAAAGCTCAAAGAAGAATACAAAATTTCAAGAACGTTCTTCGGCCGAAGCCACATCTGGGCCGAATTCACGAAGTAGTGGCCGAGAAACGACGTATCGTGCGGAAACGAAGAGTTCGCGTGCGGAAACGAAGAGTTCGCGTGCGGAAACGAAGAGTTCGCGTGCGGAATCGACGTGGAAAGATCGCACACAACATCAGGCGCAATCCAACGCTGAACAATCCCAGAAGACGCATTCGCGCGCTGGAGCGTCTGGATCAACAAACGGGGCAAGGACGTCTCGATCCTCTGCAGGTGCCTCTGAGCATACTCAATACAAGCGTCGGACCATGTATACACAGTCTCACGAAACTTCGGATGAAAAGAAGCGCCAAACGTGGCGTACCAATGATGATAAAAAGACGCAAAGCCGTTTTTATTCAAAGTCGAAAAATGAAGACACGTCTCGCCAAGAACGCACTCGCCAACAGAGTGGCGCGACATCGTCAGGCTCACAGAAAGCTTCATCGTTTCGCTTTCGATCTCGTGCGGATGAACGCGCCCGGCGTGAGAAGCAGGAGTCGACATCCGGTTTCAATCGTTCAAAGACCCATGAAAAGACGTCGCGATCTTCATCCCATAATCGCCAGCAGACCCATTCGGATCAACGCCGATCACAATCCTATTCCCACCATGCAGAAGCCGCATCCGGGAAAATGACACTTAAGAGTGCATACGAAGTGCTGTGCTTGGCATGTCCGTCTTCTCCGGGTGAAATCAAATCTGCCTATAGACAACAGGCTAGGCGGCATCATCCTGATCTTGGCGGTGATGAAGAAATGATGAAAACCGTCAATTTGGCTTATGAAATGTTGATGCGTTTTTGTGCTGGAAAAAATGCGGCCCAAGCCGCATGGGCAGCCTAA
- a CDS encoding HD domain-containing phosphohydrolase, with the protein MYAELFQNAPIGMYRKSLDGHFLAVNNAMASMFGYDSPEAFVQAMHTTPDHYYLDEDERADIMERLKETHQIENIETQAICSDNNIIWIRETIQLIQTDEAAEPIIIGYVEDTSFTKSTEWALAEVQEKYRDIVDNSVEGIFQATLDHRIIMANISMAQMLGYENPEVMLAQSCNMQTDIFYDPTDKLRLDIALEKNTIVTNFEARVRRQDGSIIWASVNARAIRDGSGKVILHEGSMFDITDKKLTEDKVHQSLENFRTLLLDTARSLAKTVEIRDMYTSGHQENVAELAGAIACMMGYNDDAIEGIRLAGLLHDIGKTSIPAEFLCKQGSLDVFEMGLIREHPVTGYEILQNIPFPWPIASMILQHHERLDGSGYPKGLQADDILPEARILAVADVIEAMSSHRPYRPSLGLVNALHEIETNAGRLYDADAVRAALKIFEGVDESTSFEDVLKLLPKSFE; encoded by the coding sequence ATGTACGCAGAATTATTTCAAAATGCCCCCATCGGCATGTACCGAAAGTCTCTTGATGGACATTTTCTGGCGGTCAACAACGCTATGGCCTCCATGTTCGGGTACGACTCTCCAGAGGCTTTTGTTCAGGCTATGCATACCACGCCGGATCATTATTATCTGGACGAGGATGAACGTGCGGATATCATGGAACGCCTCAAAGAAACACATCAAATCGAAAACATCGAAACCCAAGCGATCTGCAGCGATAACAATATTATCTGGATTCGGGAAACAATTCAGCTCATTCAAACGGATGAAGCTGCAGAGCCCATTATTATCGGATACGTTGAAGACACGTCGTTTACCAAAAGCACAGAATGGGCTTTGGCCGAAGTACAGGAAAAATATCGCGATATTGTCGATAACTCCGTCGAAGGAATTTTCCAGGCTACACTTGATCATCGTATCATAATGGCCAATATTTCCATGGCCCAAATGCTCGGCTATGAAAACCCGGAAGTCATGCTTGCCCAAAGTTGCAACATGCAAACCGACATTTTCTACGATCCAACCGATAAACTTCGCCTCGACATCGCACTTGAAAAAAACACTATCGTCACAAACTTTGAGGCGAGAGTCCGTCGGCAGGATGGGTCAATCATTTGGGCGTCGGTCAATGCCAGAGCTATCCGTGATGGTTCGGGAAAAGTGATTCTTCATGAAGGCTCTATGTTCGATATTACGGACAAGAAGCTTACCGAGGACAAAGTCCACCAAAGTCTGGAAAATTTTCGCACCCTTTTGCTCGACACCGCCCGCTCCCTGGCAAAGACCGTCGAAATTCGAGATATGTATACGTCTGGGCATCAGGAAAATGTGGCCGAACTTGCTGGGGCCATTGCCTGTATGATGGGATATAACGACGATGCCATTGAAGGAATTCGCCTCGCTGGCCTGCTTCACGATATCGGGAAAACGAGTATCCCTGCAGAATTTTTATGCAAACAAGGTTCGCTGGATGTGTTCGAAATGGGATTGATACGGGAACACCCGGTCACGGGGTATGAAATCCTTCAAAATATCCCCTTTCCGTGGCCCATTGCATCCATGATATTGCAGCATCATGAACGACTCGACGGATCAGGCTACCCCAAAGGACTCCAGGCGGACGATATTTTGCCGGAAGCCCGCATTCTCGCCGTTGCCGATGTGATCGAAGCTATGAGCTCTCATCGGCCGTACCGACCGTCACTCGGACTTGTGAATGCACTCCACGAAATAGAGACCAATGCCGGACGATTGTACGATGCGGACGCGGTAAGAGCCGCGCTCAAAATCTTTGAAGGAGTTGATGAATCAACGTCTTTCGAGGATGTACTGAAACTCTTGCCGAAAAGCTTCGAATAA
- a CDS encoding chemotaxis protein CheA: MSLSSSEFTQTFLDECHEHLSELEAVLLELENEPDNIDLLNQVFRSLHTIKGSGAMFGFDEVSAFAHDLETVFDKARQGDLVVSNELLSTALVGRDIIAIMLDPERDLTDQEKEQKRSVVERIGRLCDKTSSQSNAPHNGVSESYAEGSATYAPVVYQIQFIPKQDILRLGMDPAILFDELRDIGAACIFAHHDEIPLLSEEYEPEVCYFWWEIVLATQCDESVVRDVFLFVEDDASLRIERVELDSEAEETPHKRLGEILVEKGHVSPQNLTEALQPSKVVGDSLLEFGGCDSQHVQAALAEQPQDKETHAATKAKCGKASIRVAEDRLDKLVDLVGELVILQSRLTQVSKKRGRRDVLIGSISEELVRLSDDLRFYTLQMRMMPIGSVFGRFRRLVRDLSQELNKDVELITVGEDTELDKNVVDKLIDPMLHLLRNCMDHGIESAEARAQVKKPATGRIEIRAEHAGGEVLISVTDDGAGIDTQKVREKAITQGLISADNEYDDDYLYHLIMRPGFSTAKSVSNVSGRGVGMDVVQKSIDSLQGTLSITSSLGKGTTFTIKLPLTMAIMDGLQVLCAGEHYIIPLQMVEECVDLLVVPDAAAGDRQLLLHRDTYIPYLCLRSVVGLEGECRSPAKMVIVSSDGKRVGVVVDEVLGQFQTVVKNLGVVFRNVRSVSGASISGDGRVQLIIDVPRLIEVAMRKTTNATFARERDANAYVE, translated from the coding sequence ATGAGTTTGTCTTCATCGGAATTCACCCAGACGTTTCTTGATGAATGTCATGAGCATTTGAGCGAACTCGAAGCCGTGTTGCTTGAGTTGGAAAATGAGCCTGACAATATCGATCTGTTGAATCAAGTTTTTAGATCGTTGCACACCATCAAAGGCTCTGGAGCCATGTTTGGTTTCGATGAGGTCTCTGCGTTTGCTCATGACCTCGAAACCGTCTTTGACAAGGCGCGCCAAGGTGACTTGGTGGTGAGTAACGAACTGCTTAGCACGGCATTGGTTGGTCGGGATATTATCGCGATTATGCTTGACCCTGAACGTGATCTTACCGACCAGGAAAAAGAGCAAAAACGTTCAGTTGTAGAGCGCATTGGGCGATTATGTGATAAAACATCTTCTCAATCCAATGCGCCACACAACGGTGTGTCGGAATCATATGCCGAAGGATCGGCAACGTATGCCCCCGTTGTTTATCAAATTCAATTTATTCCAAAACAAGATATTCTTCGTTTGGGTATGGACCCAGCCATATTATTCGATGAATTACGGGATATTGGAGCGGCATGCATCTTCGCGCATCACGACGAAATTCCCCTTCTTAGTGAAGAATATGAGCCGGAGGTGTGTTATTTCTGGTGGGAAATTGTTCTTGCGACACAATGCGATGAAAGCGTGGTGCGTGATGTGTTTTTATTCGTCGAGGACGATGCATCGCTTCGTATTGAACGTGTGGAGCTTGATTCGGAGGCCGAAGAAACACCGCATAAGCGGCTTGGTGAGATTCTTGTTGAAAAGGGACATGTTTCCCCACAAAATTTGACCGAGGCACTTCAGCCAAGCAAGGTGGTTGGAGACTCGTTACTCGAATTTGGTGGTTGCGACAGCCAGCATGTTCAAGCTGCTTTGGCCGAGCAACCGCAGGATAAAGAGACACATGCTGCAACCAAAGCAAAATGCGGTAAAGCCAGTATTCGCGTTGCTGAGGATCGACTGGACAAACTCGTGGATCTCGTTGGGGAACTGGTTATCCTCCAATCACGTTTGACTCAGGTATCGAAAAAGCGTGGTCGTCGCGACGTGCTTATCGGAAGTATATCCGAAGAACTCGTCCGTCTTTCCGATGATTTGCGATTTTATACTCTGCAAATGCGCATGATGCCCATCGGCTCGGTTTTCGGCCGTTTTCGGCGACTTGTGCGCGACCTCTCGCAAGAGCTGAATAAAGACGTCGAGCTGATCACGGTCGGCGAAGATACGGAGCTGGATAAGAATGTCGTTGATAAACTCATTGATCCCATGTTGCATCTTTTACGGAACTGCATGGATCATGGCATAGAAAGCGCGGAAGCCCGTGCCCAGGTCAAGAAACCGGCAACAGGCCGTATCGAGATTCGAGCTGAACATGCTGGAGGAGAAGTCCTCATAAGCGTGACCGATGACGGGGCTGGGATCGATACGCAGAAGGTACGGGAAAAGGCTATTACGCAGGGTTTAATAAGCGCAGATAATGAATATGATGACGACTATTTGTACCATCTCATTATGCGGCCAGGTTTTTCTACTGCCAAATCCGTGAGCAACGTCTCGGGGCGTGGGGTTGGTATGGATGTCGTCCAAAAAAGCATCGATAGCTTACAAGGAACCCTGTCCATCACGTCTTCGCTCGGCAAAGGGACAACATTTACGATTAAACTCCCGTTGACGATGGCTATTATGGATGGTCTCCAGGTCCTATGCGCTGGAGAACACTATATTATTCCGTTGCAAATGGTTGAAGAATGTGTGGATCTCCTCGTTGTTCCGGATGCAGCAGCAGGAGACAGACAACTTCTCTTGCATCGCGATACGTATATTCCTTATTTGTGTTTACGCTCTGTCGTGGGACTTGAGGGAGAATGCCGAAGCCCTGCTAAAATGGTTATCGTTTCATCTGATGGAAAGCGTGTTGGCGTTGTCGTCGATGAGGTTCTTGGACAGTTTCAGACTGTTGTCAAAAACTTGGGAGTTGTCTTTCGGAATGTGAGAAGTGTCTCAGGGGCAAGCATCAGTGGTGATGGTCGGGTCCAACTCATTATCGATGTTCCACGACTGATTGAAGTGGCCATGCGAAAAACGACAAACGCCACATTTGCAAGAGAGCGGGATGCCAATGCTTACGTCGAATAA
- a CDS encoding response regulator, which yields MPTKCIMTVDDSITVRQMVSNALREAGYEVIEAVDGSDALTKLVEDIALVLCDVNMPMMDGLTLVKHIRADKRYQYIPIVMLTTETQADRRKLGKEVGATGWIVKPFTAEKLVAVVRKFVK from the coding sequence ATGCCTACAAAATGCATCATGACGGTGGATGACTCAATCACAGTCCGCCAAATGGTCTCAAACGCACTTCGCGAAGCTGGCTATGAGGTCATCGAAGCCGTTGACGGAAGCGACGCCCTTACCAAGCTGGTTGAAGATATCGCACTCGTCCTTTGCGACGTCAATATGCCTATGATGGACGGCTTGACGCTGGTCAAACATATCCGCGCAGACAAGCGGTATCAGTATATACCCATCGTGATGTTGACCACCGAAACGCAAGCGGATCGAAGAAAACTCGGTAAAGAAGTGGGGGCGACGGGTTGGATAGTCAAGCCGTTTACAGCAGAAAAACTCGTGGCTGTTGTCCGCAAATTTGTTAAATAA